A section of the Saccharopolyspora gregorii genome encodes:
- a CDS encoding CoA transferase: MSLTDRVTKAVAEPSTSDEFDPAGELEEVLGGVGMSAADTGGSITFHGADPVVPSTLRLGGGSAIALAAKSAAIAKLWRLRGGEGQDIEVDLRSAPHRLCPFYDRRWELVNGYPAASAANPSNALGFAFYRTADDRWVMPLNPYPKIKIAAQKLLGVPDDAQAVAKAISGWNALDLENAAVEAGTVLPMLRSTEELLAEPHYRDALADLPLIEITKIGESEPEPLTGGGSPLDGIRALGMGHVIAGAGVGRALALHGADVLNLWRPGEMEHDTTYVTANVGTRSATLDPYGADGSRRIRELLAGADVFFANRRPGFLDSIGLSAEQAAEARPGIVHATTTLNGERGPWAGRVGFDQTAGSLTGMMNLEGDGETPALPPILVVNDYIVSWLMATGVAEALARRAVDGGSYRVHVSLTRAALWILSLGVFDKEYAAATAGSDARHAYLDPETFTAETPLGHYQGVTDQVRMSATPGHYRTVLVPRGSSRPEWLDR; this comes from the coding sequence ATGTCGCTGACTGACCGCGTCACCAAGGCGGTGGCCGAACCGTCCACTTCGGACGAGTTCGATCCGGCGGGCGAGCTGGAGGAGGTGCTCGGCGGCGTCGGCATGAGCGCCGCGGACACCGGCGGCTCCATCACCTTCCACGGCGCGGACCCGGTGGTGCCCAGCACCCTGCGCCTCGGCGGGGGTTCGGCGATCGCACTGGCCGCGAAGTCGGCGGCGATCGCGAAGCTGTGGCGGCTGCGCGGCGGCGAGGGCCAGGACATCGAAGTGGACCTGCGGTCCGCGCCGCACCGGCTGTGCCCGTTCTACGACCGCAGGTGGGAGCTGGTCAACGGCTATCCGGCGGCCTCGGCGGCGAACCCGTCGAACGCGCTCGGCTTCGCCTTCTACCGCACCGCCGACGACCGCTGGGTGATGCCGCTCAACCCCTACCCGAAGATCAAGATCGCGGCGCAGAAGCTGCTGGGCGTCCCGGACGACGCGCAGGCCGTCGCGAAGGCGATCTCCGGCTGGAACGCGCTCGACCTGGAGAACGCGGCCGTCGAAGCGGGCACCGTGCTGCCGATGCTGCGCAGCACCGAGGAACTGCTCGCCGAACCGCACTACCGCGACGCCCTCGCCGACCTGCCGCTGATCGAGATCACCAAGATCGGCGAGAGCGAACCGGAACCGCTCACCGGCGGTGGCTCACCGCTGGACGGCATCCGCGCGCTCGGCATGGGCCACGTCATCGCCGGAGCCGGGGTGGGGCGCGCCCTCGCCCTGCACGGGGCCGACGTGCTGAACCTGTGGCGGCCCGGCGAGATGGAGCACGACACCACCTACGTGACCGCGAACGTCGGCACCCGCTCCGCGACCCTCGACCCCTACGGCGCGGACGGGTCGCGGCGCATCCGGGAGCTGCTGGCCGGAGCGGACGTGTTCTTCGCCAACCGCAGGCCCGGTTTCCTCGACTCCATCGGGCTCTCCGCCGAGCAGGCCGCCGAGGCCCGGCCCGGCATCGTCCACGCCACCACCACCCTCAACGGCGAGCGCGGGCCGTGGGCGGGGCGCGTCGGCTTCGACCAGACCGCGGGCAGCCTCACCGGCATGATGAACCTGGAGGGCGACGGGGAGACGCCTGCGCTGCCGCCGATCCTGGTGGTCAACGACTACATCGTGTCCTGGCTGATGGCGACCGGGGTGGCCGAGGCGCTGGCCCGCCGCGCCGTCGACGGCGGCAGCTACCGGGTGCACGTGTCGCTGACCCGCGCCGCGCTCTGGATCCTGAGCCTCGGCGTGTTCGACAAGGAGTACGCGGCGGCCACCGCGGGCAGCGACGCCCGGCACGCCTACCTCGACCCGGAGACGTTCACCGCCGAGACGCCGCTGGGCCACTACCAGGGCGTCACCGACCAGGTCCGGATGTCCGCGACCCCCGGCCACTACCGCACCGTTCTGGTCCCACGAGGCTCTTCCCGCCCGGAATGGCTCGACCGCTGA
- a CDS encoding acyclic terpene utilization AtuA family protein — protein MSERAIRIGGFSGYLGDRFTGVAEVLAGDPVDVLIGDYLAEITLAALSVRYRRDPAHGYVEHFLDQLRPHLGVLAERGAKVVTNAGGFHPAGLAAALRELIAADGAGLRVAHVAGDDVLGRLPELQRAGHRLEHLDTGRDLAGWAATPMAANAYLGGWGIAEALAAGADVVVCGRVTDASLTAGPAAWWHGWGREDWDELAGAVLAGHVIECGAHATGGNFSGFTRIPGMAVPGFPIAEVAADGSSTITKHARDGGAVTTDTVTAQLVYEIQGPTYLNPDVTTHLDAVALAPDGPDRVRITGATGSPPPPTTKVAVFGGIGYQVVNTAFVTGLDVAAKVELLRTQLARDLPEGITELDVTPLGTPAADPATQWAATVPVRVMATAAEREPLERFDAAARLGSLYLQGLPGFFHDGAAGLTSTPRPRIDHWPALLPMSEVPHRVVLADGSEVDVAPPVRTEPAPARPAHPEPAAPELGETRSAPLGTLAHARSGDKGGNSNVGVWVAEDRAWPWLRDTLSTAALRELLPECAGLDVVRHEFPELRAVHFVLRGLLGTGGSSNLRVDQVGKAVGEYLRAKHVLIPVELLPDRGGNHVAD, from the coding sequence ATGTCCGAACGCGCGATCCGCATCGGCGGGTTCTCCGGCTACCTCGGGGACCGGTTCACCGGAGTGGCCGAGGTGCTGGCCGGAGATCCGGTGGACGTGCTGATCGGTGACTACCTCGCGGAGATCACCCTCGCCGCGCTGTCGGTGCGCTACCGGCGCGACCCGGCGCACGGGTACGTGGAGCACTTCCTCGACCAGCTGCGCCCGCACCTGGGGGTGCTCGCCGAACGCGGCGCCAAGGTCGTCACCAACGCGGGCGGCTTCCACCCGGCGGGGCTGGCCGCGGCGCTGCGCGAGCTGATCGCGGCCGACGGCGCCGGCCTGCGGGTCGCGCACGTGGCCGGCGACGACGTGCTCGGCCGGTTGCCGGAGCTGCAGCGGGCCGGGCACCGGCTGGAACACCTGGACACCGGGCGGGACCTGGCCGGGTGGGCGGCGACGCCGATGGCCGCGAACGCCTACCTCGGCGGGTGGGGCATCGCCGAAGCGCTCGCCGCCGGGGCCGACGTGGTGGTGTGCGGGAGGGTCACCGACGCCTCGCTGACCGCGGGCCCCGCCGCCTGGTGGCACGGCTGGGGCCGCGAGGACTGGGACGAGCTGGCCGGAGCGGTGCTGGCCGGGCACGTCATCGAGTGCGGCGCGCACGCCACCGGCGGCAACTTCTCCGGCTTCACCCGCATCCCCGGGATGGCGGTGCCCGGGTTCCCGATCGCCGAGGTCGCCGCCGACGGGTCCAGCACCATCACCAAGCACGCCCGCGACGGTGGCGCGGTCACCACCGACACCGTCACCGCGCAGCTGGTCTACGAGATCCAGGGCCCGACCTACCTGAACCCGGACGTCACCACGCACCTCGACGCGGTCGCGCTGGCGCCGGACGGCCCGGACCGGGTGCGGATCACCGGTGCCACCGGTTCTCCCCCGCCGCCGACGACGAAGGTCGCCGTGTTCGGCGGGATCGGGTACCAGGTGGTGAACACCGCGTTCGTGACCGGCCTGGACGTGGCCGCGAAGGTCGAGCTGCTGCGCACCCAGCTCGCCCGCGACCTGCCCGAGGGCATCACCGAGCTGGACGTCACCCCGCTCGGCACGCCCGCCGCCGATCCGGCGACGCAGTGGGCGGCGACCGTCCCGGTGCGGGTGATGGCGACGGCGGCCGAGCGGGAACCGCTGGAGCGGTTCGACGCGGCGGCGCGGCTCGGGTCGCTGTACTTGCAGGGCCTGCCCGGTTTCTTCCACGACGGCGCCGCCGGGCTCACCTCGACGCCGCGGCCGCGCATCGACCACTGGCCGGCGCTGCTGCCGATGTCCGAGGTGCCGCACCGGGTCGTGCTCGCCGACGGGTCCGAAGTGGACGTCGCGCCGCCCGTCCGCACCGAGCCCGCTCCCGCGCGACCCGCCCATCCGGAACCGGCCGCTCCCGAGCTCGGCGAGACCCGGTCGGCTCCGCTGGGGACGCTCGCGCACGCGCGCAGCGGCGACAAGGGCGGCAACAGCAACGTCGGCGTCTGGGTCGCCGAGGACCGGGCGTGGCCGTGGTTGCGGGACACCCTGTCCACCGCCGCGCTGCGCGAGCTGCTGCCCGAGTGCGCCGGGCTGGACGTGGTGCGCCACGAGTTTCCGGAGCTGCGGGCCGTGCACTTCGTGCTGCGCGGACTGCTCGGCACCGGCGGCTCGTCGAACCTGCGCGTCGACCAGGTAGGCAAGGCCGTGGGCGAATACCTGCGGGCCAAGCACGTGCTCATCCCGGTGGAACTGCTACCGGACAGAGGAGGGAACCATGTCGCTGACTGA
- a CDS encoding SMP-30/gluconolactonase/LRE family protein yields MPELRTIAQGLRFPEGPVALADGSVLVVEIRRGTLSRVGPDGAISIVADCGGGPNGAAVGPDGAVYVCNNGGFRWHDRDGLSVPGGQPDDYSGGRLQRVTLDGEVTDVCTEVDGRPLRGPNDLVFDADGGCYFTDFGKTRAREMDLGGLYYALPDGSRVEELVFPLHQPNGVGLSPDGDRVHVAETGSGRVWSWEVLGPGRVRRGAELLHGFSGARMLDSLAVDSAGNVCVATLNTGEISVLSPDGELVEQVPVPVPDPLVTNICFGGPDLRTAYITSSGRGVLYETEWPRPGLSPHFTA; encoded by the coding sequence ATGCCCGAACTGCGCACCATCGCTCAAGGCCTGCGGTTCCCCGAAGGCCCCGTCGCCCTCGCCGACGGCTCCGTGCTGGTCGTGGAGATCCGCCGCGGCACGCTGTCCCGGGTGGGCCCGGACGGCGCGATCTCGATCGTCGCGGACTGCGGCGGCGGACCCAACGGCGCGGCCGTCGGCCCCGACGGCGCGGTGTACGTGTGCAACAACGGCGGGTTCCGCTGGCACGACCGGGACGGGCTGAGCGTGCCCGGCGGCCAACCCGACGACTACTCGGGCGGGCGCCTGCAGCGCGTCACCCTCGACGGCGAGGTCACCGACGTGTGCACCGAAGTGGACGGGCGCCCGCTGCGCGGGCCGAACGACCTCGTGTTCGACGCCGACGGCGGCTGCTACTTCACCGACTTCGGCAAGACCCGCGCGCGGGAGATGGACCTGGGCGGGCTGTACTACGCGCTGCCGGACGGCTCCCGGGTGGAGGAACTGGTGTTCCCGCTGCACCAGCCGAACGGCGTCGGCCTGTCCCCGGACGGAGATCGGGTGCACGTCGCCGAAACCGGGTCCGGCCGGGTGTGGAGCTGGGAGGTGCTGGGACCGGGGCGGGTGCGCCGCGGTGCTGAGCTGCTGCACGGGTTCTCCGGGGCGCGGATGCTGGATTCGCTCGCGGTGGACTCGGCGGGCAACGTGTGCGTGGCGACGCTGAACACCGGCGAGATCAGCGTGCTCAGCCCGGACGGCGAACTCGTCGAGCAGGTGCCGGTCCCTGTGCCGGACCCGCTGGTCACCAACATCTGCTTCGGCGGGCCGGACCTGCGCACCGCCTACATCACCTCCTCGGGCCGGGGCGTGCTCTACGAGACCGAGTGGCCGCGCCCGGGTCTGTCCCCGCACTTCACCGCTTGA
- a CDS encoding AGE family epimerase/isomerase, which translates to MTEQSQAFVPEWVRVEPERVLAFAEAAAHPDGGFAWLDSAGAPVLDRPVETWITCRTTHVLALAVAQGRDDLRPRVEHGVAALRGPLHDDEHGGWFASATAAGPVADHKGAYEHAFVLLAAASAAAIGADGGRELLDDALAVQDAHFWEDEHGLVADSWNRTWTELEPYRGVNANMHTVEALLAAADVTGDRRWSDRAARIVENVVHGFARDGGWRLPEHFDPSWNVRLDYNRDKPADQFRPYGVTIGHLLEWSRLALHVRHALGEEAPAWLLDDARELFTTAVRDGWDVDGAAGFVYTTDFDGVPVVRNRLHWVIAEALATAWALHQATGDEEYARWFTTWAEHAERHFVDRELGSWRHELDEHNRPAATVWEGKPDLYHAYQATLLPRLRPAASFIGALTG; encoded by the coding sequence GTGACCGAACAATCGCAGGCGTTCGTGCCGGAGTGGGTGCGCGTCGAGCCGGAGCGGGTGCTCGCCTTCGCCGAGGCCGCCGCGCACCCCGACGGCGGCTTCGCCTGGCTGGACTCCGCGGGCGCGCCGGTGCTGGATCGGCCGGTAGAGACCTGGATCACCTGTCGCACCACGCACGTGCTCGCCCTCGCCGTCGCGCAGGGCCGGGACGACCTGCGGCCGCGGGTCGAGCACGGGGTGGCCGCGCTGCGCGGACCGCTGCACGACGACGAGCACGGCGGCTGGTTCGCCTCGGCCACCGCCGCCGGGCCGGTCGCCGATCACAAGGGCGCCTACGAGCACGCGTTCGTGCTGCTCGCCGCCGCGAGCGCCGCCGCGATCGGCGCCGACGGCGGCCGGGAGCTGCTGGACGACGCGCTCGCGGTGCAGGACGCCCACTTCTGGGAGGACGAGCACGGCCTGGTCGCCGATTCCTGGAACCGCACCTGGACCGAGCTGGAGCCCTATCGCGGCGTCAACGCGAACATGCACACCGTGGAGGCGCTGCTGGCCGCCGCCGACGTCACCGGCGACCGCCGCTGGTCCGACCGCGCGGCCCGCATCGTCGAGAACGTGGTGCACGGCTTCGCCCGCGACGGCGGCTGGCGGCTGCCGGAGCACTTCGACCCGAGCTGGAACGTGCGGCTGGACTACAACCGGGACAAGCCCGCCGACCAGTTCCGCCCGTACGGGGTGACCATCGGCCACCTGCTGGAGTGGTCCCGGCTGGCCCTGCACGTGCGGCACGCGCTGGGGGAGGAGGCGCCCGCCTGGTTGCTCGACGACGCGCGGGAGCTGTTCACCACCGCCGTCCGCGACGGCTGGGACGTGGACGGGGCGGCGGGCTTCGTCTACACCACCGACTTCGACGGCGTCCCGGTGGTGCGCAACCGGCTGCACTGGGTGATCGCGGAGGCGCTGGCCACCGCGTGGGCGCTGCACCAGGCCACCGGCGACGAGGAGTACGCCCGCTGGTTCACCACCTGGGCCGAGCACGCCGAGCGCCACTTCGTGGACCGCGAGCTCGGGTCCTGGCGCCACGAGCTCGACGAGCACAACCGGCCGGCCGCCACGGTCTGGGAGGGCAAGCCCGACCTGTACCACGCCTACCAGGCGACGTTGCTGCCGCGGCTGCGGCCTGCAGCGTCGTTCATCGGCGCGCTGACCGGCTGA
- a CDS encoding NAD-dependent formate dehydrogenase, which translates to MKIVAVLYPGPTEQHADHSGLEMLGSTEGALGLREQLESEGHEYVVLSDRDEALREHLPDADVFITTPFWPTYLSGDDLRRAPRLKLVLTAGVGSDHVDSDTAAELGITVAEVTGSNVVSVAEHAVMQLLTLVRNYIPAYQQVVDGRWDIADIAARSHDIEDKTVGIIGMGQIGQRIALRLKGFDVRMLYNTRHRRSSTEEAVFGARFKHLDDLVAQSDAIVLSCPLTSETKGMFGEERLRSMRPGAWLVNIARGQIVDTDALVRVLEDGHLGGYAGDVWYPQPAPADHPWRSMPGHALTPHVSGTSLEAQQRYAAGVQDSVRRFLAGEPLQDDYVVA; encoded by the coding sequence GTGAAGATCGTTGCCGTCCTGTACCCCGGCCCCACCGAGCAGCACGCCGACCACTCCGGGCTGGAAATGCTCGGCAGCACCGAAGGCGCGCTGGGGCTGCGCGAGCAGCTCGAATCCGAAGGCCACGAGTACGTCGTGCTCAGCGATCGGGACGAGGCGCTGCGCGAGCACCTGCCCGACGCCGACGTGTTCATCACGACCCCGTTCTGGCCGACCTACCTCTCCGGCGACGACCTCCGCCGCGCGCCGCGGCTGAAGCTGGTGCTGACCGCGGGCGTCGGCTCCGACCACGTCGACTCGGACACCGCTGCCGAACTCGGCATCACCGTCGCCGAGGTCACCGGCAGCAACGTGGTCAGCGTCGCCGAGCACGCCGTGATGCAGCTGCTGACCCTGGTGCGCAACTACATCCCGGCCTACCAGCAGGTGGTCGACGGCCGCTGGGACATCGCCGACATCGCCGCCCGGTCGCACGACATCGAGGACAAGACCGTCGGCATCATCGGCATGGGCCAGATCGGGCAGCGGATCGCGTTGCGGCTCAAAGGATTCGACGTGCGGATGCTGTACAACACCCGGCACCGCCGCAGCAGCACCGAAGAAGCGGTGTTCGGCGCCCGGTTCAAGCACCTCGACGACCTGGTGGCGCAGTCGGACGCGATCGTGCTGTCCTGCCCGCTGACGTCCGAGACCAAGGGGATGTTCGGCGAGGAGCGGTTGCGCTCGATGCGGCCGGGCGCGTGGCTGGTGAACATCGCGCGCGGCCAGATCGTGGACACCGACGCGCTGGTGCGGGTGCTGGAGGACGGGCACCTCGGCGGCTACGCGGGCGACGTCTGGTACCCGCAGCCCGCCCCCGCCGACCACCCGTGGCGCAGCATGCCGGGGCACGCGCTGACCCCGCACGTCTCGGGCACCAGCCTCGAAGCGCAGCAGCGCTACGCGGCCGGCGTGCAGGACTCGGTGCGCCGGTTCCTCGCGGGCGAGCCCCTCCAGGACGACTACGTCGTCGCCTGA
- a CDS encoding aldehyde dehydrogenase family protein, producing MRAGVDYGPMTVPAQVEIVRGHVADALAHGATARVGGAESVRPPYVDPVLLVDADEDSAAVREETFGPTVTVRTVESVNEAVRLANATEFGLAATVFSRGRGMEIARRIRAGATSVNAVLGFAAVAALPFGGVGASGFGRIHGAEGLLEFSRSHSLTRQRFALPGMALMSFERTARTMRLVERIVRWRHGRAR from the coding sequence GTGCGGGCCGGGGTGGACTACGGGCCGATGACGGTGCCCGCGCAGGTGGAGATCGTGCGCGGGCACGTCGCGGACGCGCTCGCGCACGGCGCCACGGCCCGGGTCGGCGGCGCGGAGTCGGTGCGCCCGCCGTACGTGGATCCGGTGCTGCTGGTGGACGCGGACGAGGATTCCGCCGCCGTCCGCGAGGAGACCTTCGGCCCGACGGTCACGGTCCGCACCGTGGAGTCGGTCAACGAGGCGGTGCGGCTGGCCAACGCCACCGAGTTCGGGCTGGCGGCAACCGTGTTCTCCCGCGGGCGCGGCATGGAGATCGCGCGGCGGATCCGCGCCGGGGCGACCTCGGTGAACGCGGTGCTGGGCTTCGCGGCGGTGGCGGCGCTGCCGTTCGGCGGGGTCGGCGCCTCCGGGTTCGGCCGCATCCACGGCGCGGAGGGCCTGCTGGAGTTCAGCCGATCGCACTCGCTGACCCGGCAGCGGTTCGCGCTCCCGGGCATGGCGCTGATGAGCTTCGAGCGCACGGCCCGGACGATGCGCCTGGTGGAGCGGATCGTCCGCTGGCGCCACGGCCGAGCGCGCTGA
- a CDS encoding acyl-CoA dehydrogenase family protein, with protein MPRVLSDERRDFVQAISEFCRRECGSKQQRDELTDGGTHLHNQELYAKMADLGWLGVHIPEEHGGAGLGMTDLCLFLEETAYGRAPIGGFATTIISAAAYAKFGTPEQKRTILEGVVRGRVEAISMSEPGAGSDVGALTCKAERRDGGWVVNGQKTWCSNAHLADHVLLIARTGSGGTKHEGLTQFVVPTGTPGLQIQGIDTMGGREVNDLYFTDCFLPDDAVVGTVDQGWKQLMAGLNLERMILAALMLGTARRAFDDTVAYVKEREQFGRPIGTFQALRHRIADMATELECARLLVDDVARQIDEAPERTFPREASMAKLKCTELAKHVSLEGMQMLGGYGYATEYGMEALLRSTVVSTVYGGTSEIQRDIIGKTYGL; from the coding sequence ATGCCCCGAGTCCTCAGCGACGAGCGACGCGACTTCGTCCAGGCGATCTCCGAGTTCTGCCGCCGCGAATGCGGCAGCAAGCAGCAGCGCGACGAGCTCACCGACGGCGGGACGCACCTGCACAACCAGGAGCTCTACGCCAAGATGGCCGATCTGGGCTGGCTGGGCGTCCACATCCCCGAGGAGCACGGCGGCGCGGGGCTCGGCATGACCGACCTGTGCCTGTTCCTGGAGGAGACCGCCTACGGCCGCGCCCCCATCGGCGGTTTCGCCACCACCATCATCTCCGCCGCCGCCTACGCGAAGTTCGGCACGCCGGAGCAGAAGCGCACGATCCTCGAAGGCGTCGTGCGCGGCCGGGTCGAAGCGATCTCCATGTCCGAGCCGGGCGCCGGATCCGACGTCGGCGCGCTCACCTGCAAGGCCGAGCGGCGCGACGGCGGCTGGGTGGTCAACGGGCAGAAGACGTGGTGCTCCAACGCGCACCTCGCCGACCACGTGCTGCTCATCGCCCGCACCGGGTCCGGCGGCACCAAGCACGAGGGGCTGACCCAGTTCGTGGTGCCCACCGGCACCCCCGGCCTCCAGATCCAGGGCATCGACACCATGGGCGGGCGCGAGGTCAACGACCTGTACTTCACCGACTGCTTCCTGCCCGACGACGCCGTGGTCGGCACCGTGGACCAGGGCTGGAAGCAGCTGATGGCCGGGCTGAACCTGGAGCGGATGATCCTCGCCGCGCTGATGCTCGGCACCGCGCGCCGCGCGTTCGACGACACCGTGGCCTACGTGAAGGAACGGGAGCAGTTCGGCCGCCCCATCGGCACCTTCCAGGCGCTGCGGCACCGGATCGCCGACATGGCCACGGAACTGGAATGCGCCCGGCTGCTCGTCGACGACGTGGCGCGGCAGATCGACGAGGCACCGGAGCGCACCTTTCCGCGCGAGGCGTCGATGGCGAAGCTCAAGTGCACCGAGCTGGCCAAGCACGTGTCCTTGGAAGGGATGCAGATGCTCGGCGGCTACGGCTACGCCACCGAGTACGGGATGGAGGCGCTGCTGCGCTCCACCGTCGTGTCCACCGTGTACGGCGGCACCAGCGAGATCCAGCGCGACATCATCGGCAAGACCTACGGGCTGTGA
- a CDS encoding TetR/AcrR family transcriptional regulator encodes MASPGTRGTGTSRRRTGDRRAQISAIAAELFSERGYHGVGLGEIASAAGITGPAIYRHFPNKQGILAHAAREFAAALTECARRADAEPGSDRDKLDAVVRAVAELVVHRRRSIRLYQWEARHLDDEDRRHVARCLGDLISVLAHRLAAVRPELPAATARLLASASLSGIAGWSTHRVALGDKVAQARLCSIAAVLLAADPPADSPTSAAPAGNGVPDLAARREKLLAAAVPLFRRRGFHAVSMEEIGTAAGINASSVYRHFSGKADLLAAVYYRAADRLTSACGQAVADAPDAEAARRGLVAAYVDFAFRNRDLLAVYLSEYKNLPTGDRHELRRAQRDHVRQWTLVAERVRPDAQHAQVTAQAALNMINDLAMASAQPATPEQAAHLALDVLHRV; translated from the coding sequence ATGGCATCTCCGGGCACGCGCGGCACCGGCACCTCGCGGCGGCGCACCGGCGACCGGCGGGCGCAGATCTCCGCCATCGCCGCGGAGCTGTTCAGCGAACGCGGCTACCACGGCGTCGGCCTCGGCGAGATCGCCTCCGCCGCCGGGATCACCGGACCGGCGATCTACCGCCACTTCCCCAACAAGCAGGGCATCCTCGCCCACGCGGCCCGCGAGTTCGCCGCGGCGCTCACCGAATGCGCGCGGCGGGCCGACGCCGAACCCGGCAGCGACCGGGACAAGCTGGACGCGGTCGTGCGGGCGGTCGCCGAACTGGTCGTGCACCGCCGCCGCAGCATCCGGCTCTACCAGTGGGAAGCGCGCCACCTCGACGACGAGGACCGCAGGCACGTGGCCCGCTGCCTGGGCGACCTGATCTCGGTCCTCGCGCACCGGCTCGCCGCGGTGCGCCCGGAACTGCCCGCGGCCACCGCACGGCTGCTGGCCTCGGCTTCGCTCAGCGGCATCGCCGGCTGGTCCACGCACCGCGTCGCGCTCGGCGACAAGGTGGCCCAGGCGAGGTTGTGCTCGATCGCGGCGGTGCTGCTGGCCGCCGATCCGCCCGCCGACTCCCCCACCTCGGCCGCACCGGCCGGGAACGGGGTCCCCGACCTGGCCGCGCGGCGGGAGAAGCTGCTGGCCGCGGCCGTGCCGCTGTTCCGGCGGCGCGGCTTCCACGCGGTGAGCATGGAGGAGATCGGCACCGCGGCGGGCATCAACGCTTCCAGCGTGTACCGCCACTTCAGCGGCAAGGCCGACCTGCTGGCCGCGGTGTACTACCGGGCCGCCGACCGGCTCACCTCGGCGTGCGGGCAGGCGGTGGCCGACGCCCCGGACGCCGAGGCCGCGCGGCGCGGGCTGGTCGCCGCCTACGTGGACTTCGCGTTCCGCAACCGGGACCTGCTCGCCGTCTACCTCTCGGAGTACAAGAACCTGCCCACCGGGGACCGGCACGAGCTGCGGCGGGCGCAGCGCGACCACGTGCGGCAGTGGACGCTGGTGGCCGAGCGGGTGCGCCCGGACGCCCAGCACGCGCAGGTGACCGCGCAGGCCGCGTTGAACATGATCAACGACCTGGCGATGGCGAGCGCGCAGCCGGCCACCCCGGAGCAGGCCGCGCACCTCGCGCTGGACGTGCTGCACCGCGTCTGA
- a CDS encoding RNA polymerase sigma factor, whose translation MSDTSVARRTVARRLYTSALSVAELAVVALTVFDDGTYVNHNSHRARVVDPHVEEPPRPVRRPFPGSPSIVEAPSERHRRQQATTRRDPGAPAFRAGGMTAAVRVPQPLTGDAAWELVERAQRGDRIAFGRLYERYRPLVSNFLCARIHDFSTVEDLVHETFARALHNIRTVRRGSDDPGAWFVTIARHLLLDHLKSARNRREVVTADFDPDRRSADALEDLVLDRLMADRLWSRAGDLSDDQHRCLVLRFALGLTVEQTASRMGRDGGAVRALQYRAVRRLGALLREDCWEHVPHPR comes from the coding sequence ATGAGTGATACCTCCGTTGCTCGCCGCACCGTCGCGCGCCGACTTTACACTTCGGCGCTCTCGGTGGCAGAGCTGGCGGTCGTGGCCTTGACGGTCTTCGACGACGGCACCTATGTTAATCATAATTCGCATCGCGCCCGGGTTGTCGACCCGCACGTGGAGGAGCCACCGCGCCCGGTGCGCCGACCCTTCCCCGGATCACCGTCGATCGTGGAGGCGCCCAGTGAACGACACCGCAGGCAGCAGGCGACCACCCGGCGCGACCCCGGTGCCCCGGCGTTCCGGGCGGGCGGCATGACCGCCGCGGTGCGCGTCCCGCAACCGCTGACCGGGGACGCGGCGTGGGAACTGGTCGAACGGGCCCAGCGCGGTGACCGGATCGCGTTCGGCAGGCTCTACGAGCGGTACCGCCCGCTGGTCAGCAACTTCCTGTGCGCGCGGATCCACGACTTCAGCACCGTCGAGGACCTCGTGCACGAGACGTTCGCGCGAGCGCTGCACAACATCCGCACCGTCCGGCGCGGCAGCGACGATCCGGGCGCGTGGTTCGTCACCATCGCCCGCCACCTGCTGCTGGATCACCTCAAGTCCGCGCGCAACCGCCGCGAGGTCGTCACCGCCGACTTCGACCCGGACCGGCGCAGCGCCGACGCGCTGGAGGACCTGGTGCTGGACCGGTTGATGGCCGACCGGCTGTGGTCCCGAGCCGGTGACCTCAGCGACGACCAGCACCGCTGCCTGGTGCTGCGGTTCGCGCTGGGCCTGACCGTGGAGCAGACCGCCAGCCGGATGGGGCGCGATGGCGGCGCGGTGCGCGCCCTGCAGTACCGGGCGGTCCGGCGGCTCGGCGCGCTGCTGCGCGAGGACTGCTGGGAGCACGTCCCGCATCCCCGGTGA